A stretch of DNA from Ranitomeya variabilis isolate aRanVar5 chromosome 1, aRanVar5.hap1, whole genome shotgun sequence:
ttgtagacacattaaaattgtAAACAGCTGGACTGTTGGCACACTAGTGCGCCTTCACAGAATGAGGATTTAGCCGCTGTTTacaattttaatgtgtctacaataAAATAATTTGTTTAAAGGAGCTGGgacaacaccttttttttattttttttcttcattgataCAACACGTCGGGTTCGGGCAAGGTCCCGTGCACCTGCGGCTGAGAGTGGTGAGCTGGCTAGGGCTTTTTTGCCCAAATTTCTCCTTCTATTtattcagtatataacacagccacagagTAAATAGCACATCCCaagtagtatatactcaccttccgtccgccGCTGTCACCGCCGCATGTGCTGCGCTGTTTCCTTCTGTCGCAGCCGTTATGAATAACCGCGGCCGTCATCACTGACCGTggccgcaaatttagtccccggcttctggcGGCGGTAGGCCCCACAGCGTCCATGGTCCCGGCCGGCTCCGCCTTCCTCACTGCAACTCCgccccctttgcagcgcttctggccgggcctgtacTGTAAGGCTGCGACCCgcggccgctaatttagtccccggctttttgccGGGGTAGGCCCAACAGTGCCCATGGTCCCGGTCGGCTCACCCGTCCTCATGGCGACTCCGCCACCTTTACAGCGCTTTTGACCGGGCCTGTACGGAGTGGGCGGGGACTcactctgcatacttcctggcctcccctgcccttttgcctacgcccactggctggccgcaaccaatgagtatccgggacagacagacagacggaagtaccccttagacaattatatagtagattgtctcTCATCCTACAGCCATATTACTTTATTGTCTCTCCCACCCCACAGCCATATTACTGTGTTGTCTTTTGTCCTATGCAGCCATATTACTGTCTATTTAACCCTGTACAATTCTCATTCAGTGTGAAACGAATAATGGCGACCATAAACCCGCTCTGTGGCTTTGAATTCCTACAAGTTGGAGCATGCAGTCGCTGGTCCCGAATTCTTCCACGACATAGCCCGTTACCAGGAGGCACTCCCATTAATGTGTGGCTCCGTGGCCTGTTATCGCTGCAGATTGGGCGAAAATTACAGCTAGAGGGAGTGATTCGTGATGGAGACTTGCGTGAAAGCATTATGGCCATCAATGCTATAGGAGGGGAGCTAAAGATGGACCCCACAAAGTACTTTAGCCAAGCATCAGTGAATGAGCTGATTAGGCAGTCAGCAGGCACTGCCGCAGTTGCATTAGGTGACGTCCTAGTCCCTGTGAAAGTGGATGTTCGCAGTATTACAAATGCCTGGCCGTCAGACTTTCCTGTGCAACCAGTGAACAACATCCTTTCATTTTACCCTGCCCACTGGGCTGCCTGGTTACTAACTCTTGTGCCTGGAGGTACTGGATTAGTGGCTGCATGTCAAGCTGATAATGCTCCGTCCGCAATTAAACCAGTCCCTGTCAACGGGGAACTTCATCCTTGGGCAGTGTCAATGTACATTGATGTTGACATCGCGACTGGGGAAGCTGTGAAACAACGTGCTGGGGATGACTTGGCCATCTTGGAATTGTTACTGATCATTGCTCTCTTTTCCCCTCGATCGGCTGCACACCATGGTCAGATCATCAATTTAATAGCGTTAGGGATTACAATTGTGACCAGTGGTGGGAATATCACAAATGGAAAAGTTCAGAATATTATTAAACAGACACGCCGGGAATGTAATGTAGATACAATTGACTTCACCCCAAAAATGGTCCAGCGGGGATGGTACTTTTTGCTCCCTATGCATGGGATGACAACAGGAGATGACTTCAGACAGTTGTTCCAACTGCTTGAAGCTACCACCCGACCAATTTCCCAATGTCTAGCATCTTTGTGCCAACAAACTGAGCTCAAGATGTTGACTCCGATTCTGACAACTATTCGTGCAATCAAAGATTTCCAAGACTTCCCATGGCAAGAACTTTTTGATTTGATAGTTCAACTAGCAGGGACTGATGAATTGGAGCCTATTAAGCAGTATGGGGCATACATAGCCACCCCT
This window harbors:
- the LOC143787608 gene encoding uncharacterized protein LOC143787608; translation: MATINPLCGFEFLQVGACSRWSRILPRHSPLPGGTPINVWLRGLLSLQIGRKLQLEGVIRDGDLRESIMAINAIGGELKMDPTKYFSQASVNELIRQSAGTAAVALGDVLVPVKVDVRSITNAWPSDFPVQPVNNILSFYPAHWAAWLLTLVPGGTGLVAACQADNAPSAIKPVPVNGELHPWAVSMYIDVDIATGEAVKQRAGDDLAILELLLIIALFSPRSAAHHGQIINLIALGITIVTSGGNITNGKVQNIIKQTRRECNVDTIDFTPKMVQRGWYFLLPMHGMTTGDDFRQLFQLLEATTRPISQCLASLCQQTELKMLTPILTTIRAIKDFQDFPWQELFDLIVQLAGTDELEPIKQYGAYIATPPSAPQPVGTASTDVPAGGRWAGWELTLGIRPQGHIKISRFVNSLYAAVQLTIQVAGNMSLRQYKVLENHCVPLKGIIDNWVMRYAQTRAGFAAVSPSVADGPGIQAIRTMDL